Proteins encoded within one genomic window of Brachybacterium sp. P6-10-X1:
- a CDS encoding extracellular solute-binding protein, with translation MTPRPEPTTATSPLRRRTLLAGASALPLGAALASCSGGDAAGPATVPQVDYEQGSASLEVQLGPEIDGVPYPEGYVGPKARESEPFGDGSTALSVITRSVANFEPATNLFSKYLEEKTGVKIEYGTVPRGDEGAPKVNAILAGGELPDALMLGPEWMGGFTKSELYVYGQQGLFLALDELIDRLAPELQEVFAQNPDFRTAWTAPDGAMYAFPSLNQCYHCKSSAFRTWVHTPSMEAAGFSEQPTTLEEFEQMLTAMKEADPEIRPMSGWKDNLPLQLLGAAHLDLGVNQLRRDGDTIVFTPTDPAMRDVFRAAARLVRGDLLDRNAFTQTSEQLIRLGMARAGSRIGVCQGVSQGNFATVDYTDPEARYREFAPLRPFAGPEGDPVIAWDDPPGAGSVGMVIPADSADPETLVRWADFQLGLLSTLSMRLGPQEDFWTWAAEGDIGIDERPALYKKVPQRKETRNVGWEEHGVFNLALDVRHGEAVDEMTSFEPMLYRAGKLYEEFRAEPEALFIAPFFDQDQAAQVGELRTNIDAAYVRGATSMCLGELDPDSDADWESYLTSLSNAGVDQYLQVLSEADTNQA, from the coding sequence ATGACCCCACGACCCGAACCCACCACCGCGACCTCACCACTGCGTCGCCGCACCCTGCTGGCCGGCGCTTCCGCCCTGCCTCTCGGGGCCGCTCTCGCCAGCTGCTCCGGGGGCGACGCCGCCGGCCCGGCGACCGTGCCCCAGGTGGACTACGAGCAGGGCAGCGCCTCCCTCGAGGTCCAGCTCGGCCCCGAGATCGACGGAGTCCCCTACCCGGAAGGCTATGTCGGCCCGAAGGCGCGGGAGAGCGAGCCCTTCGGCGACGGCAGCACCGCCCTGTCGGTGATCACCCGCAGCGTGGCCAACTTCGAACCGGCGACAAACCTCTTCTCGAAGTATTTGGAGGAGAAGACTGGGGTGAAGATCGAGTACGGGACCGTGCCTCGCGGCGACGAGGGTGCCCCGAAGGTCAACGCCATCCTCGCCGGCGGGGAGCTGCCCGACGCGCTGATGCTGGGCCCGGAGTGGATGGGCGGCTTCACCAAGTCGGAGCTGTACGTCTACGGGCAGCAGGGGCTGTTCCTGGCCCTGGACGAGCTCATCGACCGCCTGGCTCCCGAGCTCCAGGAGGTCTTCGCCCAGAACCCGGACTTCCGCACGGCGTGGACCGCCCCGGACGGTGCGATGTACGCCTTCCCGTCACTGAACCAGTGCTATCACTGCAAGTCCTCCGCCTTCCGGACCTGGGTGCACACGCCGTCGATGGAGGCGGCCGGGTTCAGCGAGCAGCCCACGACGCTCGAGGAGTTCGAGCAGATGCTCACGGCGATGAAGGAGGCGGACCCCGAGATCCGGCCGATGTCGGGATGGAAGGACAACCTCCCGCTGCAGCTGCTGGGAGCCGCCCACCTCGATCTCGGCGTGAACCAGCTGCGCCGTGACGGGGACACGATCGTGTTCACGCCGACGGACCCTGCCATGCGGGATGTCTTCCGCGCCGCCGCCCGCCTGGTGCGCGGCGATCTCCTGGACCGCAATGCCTTCACCCAGACCAGCGAACAGCTGATCCGGCTCGGCATGGCTCGAGCAGGCAGCCGGATCGGGGTGTGCCAGGGCGTGTCCCAAGGCAACTTCGCGACCGTCGACTACACGGATCCCGAGGCGCGCTATCGCGAGTTCGCGCCGCTGCGTCCCTTCGCCGGCCCGGAGGGCGATCCCGTCATCGCCTGGGACGACCCGCCCGGTGCCGGATCGGTGGGCATGGTGATCCCGGCCGACAGTGCCGATCCGGAGACCCTGGTGCGCTGGGCCGACTTCCAGCTCGGGCTGCTGTCGACGCTGTCGATGCGACTGGGCCCGCAGGAGGACTTCTGGACCTGGGCGGCCGAGGGCGACATCGGGATCGACGAACGTCCTGCCCTGTACAAGAAGGTGCCCCAGCGCAAGGAGACCCGCAACGTCGGATGGGAGGAGCACGGAGTGTTCAACTTGGCGCTGGACGTGCGCCACGGTGAGGCGGTCGACGAGATGACCAGCTTCGAGCCGATGCTCTACCGCGCCGGAAAGCTGTACGAGGAGTTCCGGGCCGAACCCGAGGCGCTGTTCATCGCCCCGTTCTTCGATCAGGACCAAGCCGCACAGGTCGGCGAACTGCGCACCAACATCGACGCCGCCTACGTCCGCGGGGCGACCAGCATGTGCCTGGGCGAGCTCGACCCGGACTCCGACGCGGACTGGGAGTCCTACCTCACCTCTCTGTCCAACGCCGGCGTCGACCAGTACCTCCAGGTCCTCTCGGAGGCCGACACGAACCAGGCCTGA
- a CDS encoding aldo/keto reductase — MPALGFGAAQLGNLYRVTTDEEARGAVDAAWDEGVRLFDTAPHYGIGTSERRLGALLASYPREDYLLSTKVGRLLVPGPGDGDDMAHGFAVPNSHRRVWDMSEAGIRRSHAESLERLGLDRVDVLYLHDPEESPTEQAFAEALPTLAAMREEGLISHVGVGSKDVDVLLRAVRTGLLDVIMLSGRYTLLEQPAAAELLPACLEHGVEVVAVSVFNSGILSRPEVPDDAKYEYGAAPVELLQRARHLAALAAEHGVQLPDLALRYPLRHEAVSSVVLGMRTADQVRQNLERVARTIPEELWEQIDA, encoded by the coding sequence CTGCCCGCTCTCGGCTTCGGCGCCGCCCAGCTCGGAAACCTCTACCGGGTCACCACCGACGAGGAGGCGCGCGGCGCCGTCGACGCCGCCTGGGACGAAGGTGTCCGCCTGTTCGACACGGCACCGCACTACGGGATCGGCACCAGCGAGCGCCGGCTCGGCGCCCTGCTGGCCTCCTACCCCCGCGAGGACTACCTGCTCTCGACCAAGGTGGGGCGCCTGCTGGTGCCCGGCCCCGGCGACGGGGACGACATGGCCCACGGGTTCGCGGTCCCGAACTCCCATCGGCGGGTGTGGGACATGAGCGAGGCCGGGATCCGCCGCAGCCACGCCGAATCCCTGGAGCGGCTGGGGCTGGACCGGGTCGACGTGCTCTACCTCCACGACCCCGAGGAGAGCCCCACCGAACAGGCCTTCGCCGAGGCGCTGCCGACCCTCGCCGCGATGCGCGAGGAGGGGCTGATCAGCCACGTCGGAGTCGGGTCCAAGGACGTCGACGTCCTGCTGCGCGCCGTGCGCACCGGGCTGCTCGACGTGATCATGCTGTCCGGGCGCTACACGCTGCTCGAGCAGCCCGCCGCCGCGGAGCTGCTGCCGGCCTGCCTCGAGCACGGGGTGGAGGTGGTCGCGGTCTCCGTGTTCAACTCCGGGATCCTCTCCCGGCCCGAGGTGCCCGACGACGCGAAGTACGAGTACGGTGCCGCGCCGGTCGAGCTCCTGCAGCGTGCCCGGCATCTCGCCGCGCTCGCCGCCGAGCACGGGGTCCAGCTGCCGGATCTCGCTCTCCGCTACCCGCTGCGCCACGAGGCGGTCTCCTCGGTGGTCCTCGGCATGCGCACCGCGGACCAGGTGCGGCAGAACCTGGAGCGGGTGGCCCGCACGATTCCCGAGGAGCTCTGGGAGCAGATCGATGCCTGA
- a CDS encoding carbohydrate ABC transporter permease: protein MTLLRSHSHPEATAHSTTPAAAPPSRRRIKEPLSDRVLNIVMTVLLLLFTTTIIYPFVYIVSASLSQPAAVTSGEMWLWPVGFSFDAYEAILDYPAIPRGFFNSLLYSTAAMTLGTAVTIGGGYALSRSDLVGRNALTIVFVLTMMFSGGMIPTYLVVQSLGMLNTIWAMILPTCVSVWQLIVTRTFFQTTIPHELLECSRIDGANDLRFFGQIVLPLSKPIIAVNLLLYGVATWNAYFNGLIYLTDESLYPLQLVMRNILLENSFDPSQMANADPERIAAMQKLADQLKYALIIIASVPPLIAYPFVQKHFVKGMMIGSLKG, encoded by the coding sequence ATGACGCTGCTCCGATCCCATTCCCACCCCGAAGCGACGGCCCACAGCACCACTCCCGCCGCCGCACCCCCGTCACGCCGCAGGATCAAGGAGCCGCTCTCGGACCGGGTCCTGAACATCGTGATGACCGTGCTTCTGCTGCTGTTCACCACCACGATCATCTATCCCTTCGTCTACATCGTCAGCGCCTCCCTGTCCCAGCCGGCGGCGGTCACCTCCGGAGAGATGTGGCTATGGCCGGTCGGGTTCAGCTTCGACGCCTACGAAGCGATCCTCGACTACCCCGCGATCCCCCGCGGCTTCTTCAACTCGCTGCTGTACTCGACGGCGGCGATGACCCTGGGGACCGCGGTCACCATCGGTGGGGGGTACGCGCTCTCCCGCAGCGATCTGGTGGGTCGGAATGCCCTGACCATCGTCTTCGTGCTGACCATGATGTTCTCCGGGGGCATGATCCCCACCTACCTGGTGGTGCAGTCCCTGGGGATGCTCAACACCATCTGGGCGATGATCCTGCCGACCTGCGTGAGCGTCTGGCAGCTGATCGTGACCCGGACCTTCTTCCAGACCACGATCCCCCATGAGCTGCTGGAGTGCTCACGGATCGACGGTGCCAACGATCTGCGCTTCTTCGGGCAGATCGTGCTGCCCCTGTCCAAGCCGATCATCGCCGTGAACCTGCTGCTGTACGGCGTGGCCACGTGGAACGCGTACTTCAACGGGCTGATCTATCTCACCGATGAGTCGCTGTACCCGCTGCAGCTGGTGATGCGGAACATCCTGCTGGAGAACTCCTTCGACCCCTCCCAGATGGCCAATGCGGATCCGGAGCGGATCGCGGCCATGCAGAAGCTGGCCGACCAGCTGAAGTACGCATTGATCATCATCGCATCCGTTCCTCCGCTCATCGCCTACCCGTTCGTGCAGAAGCACTTCGTCAAGGGCATGATGATCGGTTCGCTGAAGGGCTGA
- a CDS encoding amidohydrolase, producing the protein MPEGTTDAHLHLWDLSGGGYRWLGGAAEALRRDARWEEVAPQHAALGVQRVVLVQADDTHADTAAMQRAAARIEAGPGPVRRADVVAWLPLADPARTAELLDDATAMRHVVGVRHLIHDEPDRGFLDRPEVRESLALLAARGLPLDVPDAFPRHLDQAVRVGSEVDSLVLVLDHLGKPPLGEAAAMGEWERSLREFAGLGTSIAKLSGLATSGAGYAAATDLRRAVDLAGELFGPGRLMFGSDWPIAPTAFDLTSGTSGLIALLEELPATDRAQIHRGTAQRVYRRPAE; encoded by the coding sequence ATGCCTGAGGGGACCACCGATGCCCACCTGCACCTGTGGGACCTCAGCGGGGGAGGCTACCGCTGGCTCGGCGGGGCTGCGGAGGCCCTGCGCCGCGATGCCCGTTGGGAGGAGGTCGCGCCCCAGCACGCGGCGCTCGGCGTCCAGCGCGTGGTCCTGGTGCAGGCCGATGACACCCACGCCGACACCGCCGCGATGCAGCGGGCCGCGGCCCGGATCGAGGCCGGCCCCGGTCCGGTGCGCCGGGCCGACGTGGTCGCCTGGCTGCCGCTGGCCGATCCCGCCCGCACCGCGGAGCTGCTGGACGATGCCACGGCGATGCGGCACGTCGTCGGGGTGCGCCATCTGATCCACGACGAGCCCGACCGGGGGTTCCTGGACCGCCCGGAGGTCCGTGAGTCCCTGGCCCTGCTGGCCGCCCGGGGCCTCCCGCTCGATGTTCCCGATGCCTTCCCCCGGCACCTGGACCAGGCAGTTCGCGTGGGATCGGAGGTCGACTCCCTGGTGCTGGTGCTGGACCACCTCGGCAAGCCCCCGCTGGGCGAGGCCGCGGCGATGGGGGAGTGGGAACGCTCCCTGCGCGAGTTCGCGGGTCTCGGAACCAGCATCGCGAAGCTGTCCGGGCTCGCCACCAGCGGCGCGGGGTACGCGGCCGCGACGGACCTGCGCCGCGCCGTGGATCTGGCCGGGGAACTGTTCGGACCCGGTCGGCTGATGTTCGGCAGCGACTGGCCGATCGCCCCGACCGCCTTCGACCTCACCTCCGGGACCAGCGGTCTGATCGCACTGCTGGAGGAGCTGCCCGCCACCGATCGTGCTCAGATCCACCGCGGCACGGCGCAGCGCGTGTACCGGCGCCCGGCCGAGTGA
- a CDS encoding enolase C-terminal domain-like protein has product MATITSLTVHDVRFPTSRELDGSDAMNPDPDYSAAYVELRTSDGEAGYGLVFTIGRGNDVQAAAIEALSLHVLDRDVDTLLADLGGFSRALIGDSQLRWLGPEKGVMHMAIGALVNAAWDLRARREDKPLWLLLAELTPEQVVELVDFRYLTDALTREEALEILRRAEPGKAGRIATLQKSGIPAYTTTPGWLGYSDGKLAHLLREARAEGFEMVKLKVGGSVEDDVRRMAVARDVLGADFPIAIDANQRWDVAEAVQWLGRLAPYRPAWIEEPTSPDDVLAHAAIRRAVAPLPVATGEQVQNRIVAKQLMQAEAIDVFQLDAARVGGVNENIAIMLLAAKFSVPVCPHAGGVGLCELVQHYAFFDAAAVSGEHGHRYIEYVDHLHEHFEDPVSIVDGAYEAPLAAGSGARMHPSTVESHLYPTGPVWTEESHVPVA; this is encoded by the coding sequence ATGGCCACGATCACGTCGCTCACCGTTCACGACGTCCGCTTCCCGACCTCTCGCGAACTCGACGGGTCTGATGCGATGAATCCCGATCCCGACTATTCGGCCGCCTACGTCGAGCTGCGCACCAGCGACGGGGAAGCGGGCTACGGACTGGTCTTCACCATCGGTCGCGGCAACGATGTGCAGGCGGCGGCGATCGAGGCGCTGTCCCTCCATGTGCTCGACCGTGACGTGGACACCCTGCTCGCCGATCTCGGCGGGTTCTCCCGTGCGCTGATCGGGGACTCCCAACTGCGGTGGCTGGGCCCCGAGAAGGGGGTCATGCACATGGCGATCGGAGCACTGGTCAACGCGGCCTGGGATCTGCGGGCACGCCGCGAGGACAAGCCGCTGTGGCTGCTGCTGGCCGAGCTCACGCCCGAACAGGTCGTCGAGCTGGTGGACTTCCGGTATCTCACCGACGCCCTCACCCGTGAGGAGGCCCTGGAGATCCTGCGCCGTGCCGAGCCCGGCAAAGCCGGGCGCATCGCGACACTGCAGAAGAGCGGCATCCCGGCGTACACCACGACGCCCGGATGGCTCGGGTACAGCGATGGGAAGCTCGCCCACCTGCTGCGCGAAGCCCGTGCCGAAGGCTTCGAGATGGTCAAGCTCAAGGTCGGTGGCTCCGTCGAGGACGATGTGCGTCGGATGGCGGTCGCACGCGACGTTCTGGGAGCGGACTTCCCCATCGCGATCGATGCCAATCAGCGGTGGGACGTCGCCGAAGCAGTGCAGTGGCTGGGCCGGCTCGCCCCTTACCGCCCCGCCTGGATCGAGGAGCCGACCAGTCCCGACGACGTTCTCGCTCACGCGGCGATCCGACGGGCGGTCGCGCCCCTGCCGGTCGCCACCGGTGAGCAGGTGCAGAACAGGATCGTCGCCAAGCAGTTGATGCAGGCGGAGGCGATCGACGTGTTTCAGCTCGACGCTGCGCGCGTCGGGGGCGTCAACGAGAACATCGCCATCATGCTGCTGGCCGCCAAGTTCTCCGTGCCGGTATGTCCGCACGCCGGTGGGGTCGGGCTGTGCGAGCTGGTTCAGCACTACGCCTTCTTCGATGCCGCCGCGGTGAGCGGCGAACACGGTCACCGCTACATCGAGTACGTCGACCACTTGCACGAGCACTTCGAGGACCCGGTGTCCATCGTCGACGGTGCGTACGAGGCGCCGCTGGCAGCGGGATCCGGAGCCCGCATGCATCCATCCACTGTCGAGTCGCACCTGTACCCGACCGGACCGGTCTGGACGGAGGAGAGTCATGTCCCTGTCGCCTGA
- a CDS encoding FadR/GntR family transcriptional regulator — protein MPAPHAVTDRAIDAIKQMIIDGELGPADRLPPEKELSERIGVSRNSLREAVKALSVIRVLDVRQGDGTYVTSLAPSLLVESLGFILDLHHGSGEEQILEVRRLLEPTAVEQACPRLGEHDFERLEQLMVDLSEHSSVEELVQADIDFHQLITSRCPNAYLSSMLEGLASATARARVWRGLTENAAVDSTLAEHRRILDALRQGRGDLARVHAAAHIGGVESWILKGAGLD, from the coding sequence ATGCCAGCACCGCATGCCGTGACGGATCGCGCGATCGACGCGATCAAGCAGATGATCATCGACGGCGAGCTCGGCCCGGCCGACCGCCTGCCGCCGGAGAAGGAGCTCTCCGAGCGGATCGGCGTGAGCCGCAACTCGCTGCGCGAGGCCGTCAAGGCCCTGTCCGTGATCCGCGTGCTGGACGTGCGCCAGGGCGATGGCACCTATGTCACGTCCCTCGCCCCGAGCCTGCTGGTCGAGTCGCTCGGCTTCATCCTCGATCTCCACCACGGCTCCGGGGAGGAGCAGATCCTCGAGGTGCGCCGGCTGCTGGAGCCCACGGCGGTGGAGCAGGCCTGCCCCCGTCTGGGCGAGCACGACTTCGAGCGTCTCGAGCAGCTGATGGTCGACCTCTCCGAGCATTCCAGCGTCGAGGAGCTGGTGCAGGCGGACATCGACTTCCATCAGCTGATCACCAGTCGCTGCCCCAACGCCTACCTCTCCTCGATGCTCGAGGGCCTCGCCAGCGCGACGGCGCGGGCGCGGGTCTGGCGAGGGCTCACCGAGAACGCCGCCGTGGACTCCACCCTGGCCGAGCATCGCCGCATCCTCGACGCGCTGCGCCAGGGGCGAGGGGACCTGGCCCGGGTGCACGCCGCCGCACACATCGGGGGCGTCGAGAGCTGGATCCTCAAGGGAGCCGGCCTCGACTGA
- a CDS encoding sugar ABC transporter permease gives MSTDQGNFVDQLRVDDTKKSRRKITLEGQRKKSLGRRLAHSWQLYLLVLPAVIWVAIFMYWPMYGIQIAFRDFTPVGGLTGSEWVGMKHIERFVESYNFWPLLRNTIVLAFYELIAGFPIPILLALALNAVRQKYFSRVVQLITYAPNFISVVVVVGILVMLLDPSSGIFPHALSLLGIDPPAFLTDPGWFRHTYVWSGIWQTAGFSAIIYLAALSSVPPELHEAAKVDGASLMRRMWHIDLPAIIPIAVVLMILNVGTIMSVGFEKVLLLQNPLNLTTSQVIDTYVYEVGLKSPIPQYSYATAIGLFRSIISLLLLIAVNFLARRTTKAGLF, from the coding sequence ATGAGCACAGACCAGGGAAACTTCGTCGACCAGCTGCGCGTCGACGACACCAAGAAATCTCGCAGGAAGATCACGCTCGAAGGACAGCGCAAGAAGTCGCTCGGGCGCCGCCTCGCTCACTCGTGGCAACTGTACCTGCTGGTCCTGCCAGCCGTGATCTGGGTCGCGATCTTCATGTACTGGCCGATGTACGGCATTCAGATCGCGTTCCGAGACTTCACCCCCGTCGGAGGACTCACCGGGTCCGAGTGGGTGGGGATGAAACACATCGAGCGCTTCGTGGAGAGCTACAATTTCTGGCCTCTGCTGCGCAACACGATCGTGCTGGCCTTCTACGAGCTGATCGCGGGCTTCCCCATCCCGATCCTTCTCGCGCTGGCGCTGAACGCGGTGCGCCAGAAGTACTTCTCGCGCGTCGTCCAGCTCATCACCTATGCGCCGAACTTCATTTCGGTCGTGGTGGTGGTCGGCATCCTGGTGATGCTGCTGGACCCCTCCAGCGGGATCTTCCCGCACGCGCTGAGCCTGCTCGGCATCGATCCGCCGGCGTTCCTCACCGATCCCGGCTGGTTCCGCCACACGTACGTCTGGTCCGGTATCTGGCAGACCGCCGGCTTCAGCGCGATCATCTACCTGGCGGCTCTGTCCTCGGTCCCGCCCGAGTTGCACGAAGCCGCGAAGGTCGACGGCGCCTCTCTGATGCGTCGGATGTGGCACATCGATCTGCCGGCGATCATCCCGATCGCCGTCGTGCTGATGATCCTCAATGTCGGCACGATCATGAGCGTCGGCTTCGAGAAGGTGCTGCTGCTGCAGAACCCTCTGAACCTCACCACCTCGCAGGTGATCGACACCTACGTCTACGAGGTCGGTCTGAAGAGCCCGATCCCGCAGTACAGCTACGCCACGGCGATCGGTCTCTTCCGCAGCATCATCAGCCTGCTCCTGCTGATCGCCGTGAACTTCCTGGCCAGGCGGACCACCAAGGCCGGACTCTTCTGA
- a CDS encoding alpha-L-fucosidase, with protein MSLSPESTHARCDTSPADALAWFDDARFGLFVHFGLYAIPARHEWIMTRERRSPEDYERYAELFDPDRFDARRIARIAREAGMRYAVLTTKHHEGFCLFDSALSDYTSQHACGRDLVREFVDALREEGVRVGFYHSVIDWHHPDFPIDRLHPLRDREDREELDRGRDIARYREYLHGQVRELLTGYGEVDYLFFDFTYPGGNGKGPEDWDSERLLAMVRELQPGCVVNDRLGIPGDLVTPEQYQPAEPMRDDAGETVRWEACQTTNGSWGYDRDNLEFKSPDLLLRMLVDTVGKGGNMLLNIGPDGRGGLRREDTDSLAEIGEWMQLHEASVHGAGAVDPALGILAPPGTLLTQRGDHLYIHLTSWPMSHLHVRGLAGSVRFARLLNDGSEIAFSTIDPAQKGSHTTVGGISDDTVTFTVPIMRPDVLLPVIEVWLETGASGAGS; from the coding sequence ATGTCCCTGTCGCCTGAATCCACCCACGCCCGCTGCGACACCTCGCCTGCCGATGCGCTCGCCTGGTTCGACGACGCCCGCTTCGGTCTGTTCGTCCACTTCGGGCTCTACGCGATCCCTGCTCGGCACGAGTGGATCATGACCCGTGAACGGCGCAGTCCCGAAGACTACGAGCGCTACGCCGAGCTGTTCGACCCGGACCGCTTCGACGCCCGCCGGATCGCGCGCATCGCGCGGGAGGCCGGGATGCGCTACGCGGTGCTGACCACCAAGCACCACGAGGGCTTCTGCCTGTTCGACAGCGCACTGAGCGACTACACCTCCCAGCACGCCTGCGGTCGCGATCTGGTGCGGGAGTTCGTCGACGCTCTTCGGGAGGAAGGAGTGCGGGTCGGGTTCTACCACTCGGTGATCGACTGGCACCATCCCGACTTCCCGATCGATCGCCTGCATCCTCTGCGCGATCGCGAGGATCGCGAGGAGCTCGACCGGGGCCGTGACATCGCCCGGTACCGCGAGTACCTCCACGGCCAGGTCCGCGAGCTCTTGACCGGGTACGGCGAGGTGGACTACCTCTTCTTCGACTTCACCTACCCGGGTGGGAACGGCAAGGGGCCCGAGGACTGGGACTCCGAGCGTCTGCTGGCCATGGTGCGCGAGCTCCAGCCTGGCTGCGTGGTCAACGACCGCCTCGGGATTCCGGGTGACCTCGTCACCCCTGAGCAGTACCAGCCGGCCGAGCCTATGCGGGACGACGCCGGCGAGACGGTGCGCTGGGAGGCCTGCCAGACCACCAACGGTTCATGGGGCTACGACCGCGACAATCTCGAGTTCAAGTCGCCCGATCTGCTGCTGCGGATGCTGGTGGATACCGTCGGGAAGGGCGGGAACATGCTGTTGAACATCGGACCCGACGGCCGTGGCGGGCTGCGGCGCGAGGACACGGACTCGCTCGCGGAGATCGGGGAGTGGATGCAGCTGCACGAGGCGTCGGTCCATGGCGCCGGTGCGGTCGACCCTGCCCTCGGCATCCTCGCTCCGCCAGGGACCCTGCTGACCCAGCGCGGAGACCATCTGTACATCCATCTCACCTCCTGGCCGATGTCGCATCTGCACGTGCGCGGCCTGGCCGGGTCGGTCCGCTTCGCTCGCCTGCTGAACGACGGATCGGAGATCGCCTTCTCGACCATCGACCCGGCGCAGAAGGGCAGTCATACCACCGTCGGCGGCATCAGCGACGACACCGTGACCTTCACCGTCCCGATCATGCGGCCCGACGTGCTGCTGCCGGTGATCGAGGTCTGGCTGGAGACCGGAGCGAGCGGAGCGGGCTCCTGA